One window of the Trifolium pratense cultivar HEN17-A07 linkage group LG2, ARS_RC_1.1, whole genome shotgun sequence genome contains the following:
- the LOC123909847 gene encoding uncharacterized protein LOC123909847, whose translation MGEALFDLEQLLISKKAKLTPQEVNILQSCKSKAVRNFTVSSLFGGAVVYAATRKLSKPFRVNIAAGAGAFCGLWIFSRSLFSCADHILTLDGSILQKELANIMVTKYQNDPSLMNLISKHFYSERIYDDSTSNTPKLRWRYRNFFSDNAINGNRAQDHDSYNDSHDKSQGNSHNDSYDKSQGYSDSFENSPGKSENITDGKRTTRATKQKFIYSGPDIISEADPLDCLFGYGAPVEEIFHPNTTNKPSATHHRSHRRHHRRRRMRDLDDLSNSVHAAAV comes from the exons ATGGGCGAAGCATTGTTCGATCTCGAACAACTTCTCATTTCCAAAAAG GCAAAATTGACACCTCAGGAAGTAAATATTCTTCAATCATGCAAATCTAAAGCTGTGAGGAATTTCACTGTTAGTTCACTTTTTGGGGGTGCTGTTGTATATGCAG CAACTAGGAAACTCAGTAAACCATTTCGAGTAAACATTGCAGCAG GAGCTGGTGCTTTTTGTGGACTGTGGATATTTAGCAGATCCTTGTTCTCTTGTGCAGATCACATTCTTACACTGGATGGCAGTATATTACAGAAGGAGTTGGCAAATAT AATGGTGACGAAGTACCAGAATGATCCTTCGCTGATGAATCTTATATCTAAGCATTTTTATTCGGAAAGGATATATGACGACTCAACCTCTAATACTCCTAAATTAAGATGGCGATACCGTAATTTTTTTAGCGATAATGCAATCAATGGAAACAGGGCACAGGATCATGACTCATATAATGACTCTCATGATAAATCACAAGGCAACTCTCACAATGATTCCTATGATAAATCCCAAGGGTATTCTGATTCCTTTGAAAATTCCCCAGGCAAGTCTGAAAATATCACCGACGGTAAAAGAACAACTCGTGCGACCAAGCAAAAATTT ATATATTCTGGTCCTGATATCATATCAGAGGCAGATCCTCTTGATTGTCTTTTTGGTTATGGTGCTCCAGTGGAGGAGATTTTTCATCCCAATACCACAAACAAACCATCAGCAACACATCATCGAAGCCATAGAAGACATCACCGTAGGCGTCGGATGCGTGATCTTGATGACCTGTCGAACTCGGTTCATGCAGCAGCTGTTTGA
- the LOC123908228 gene encoding pentatricopeptide repeat-containing protein At4g14820, which produces MAMDMAMATISHTHTRLTTHHQLLTALSSSTTLSHLKQIHTQILHYNSNNNEHSNNTLLSKLVLSICTLSSSSSSLHYALSVFSQIPNPQTHLSNKLLRHLSRSPFPEKTLFLYQKLRTIDASTLDRFSFPPLLKAVSKVCAFNHGLEIHGLASKLGLVSDPFIETGLIAMYASCRRIMDARLLFDKMSHPDAIAWNTIIDGYCQNGHYDDALRLFEDMKSSNMKPDSFILCTVLSACGHAGNLSYGRTIHEFVKDKGLAIDSHLQSALINMYANCGAMELAREIYDGLSLKNMIVSTAMLSGYAKLGMVKGARFIFDQMVEKDLVCWSAMISGYAESDLPQEALKLFNEMLQQRIEPDHITMLSVISACSHVGALVQAKWIHTYADRNGFGRSLSVNNALIDMYAKCGNLVKAKEVFENIPRKNVISWSSIINAFAMHGNADSAIKLFHRMNEENIMPNDVTFIGVLYACSHAGLVEEGQKLYSSMINEHGISPTLEHYGCMVDLYCRANNLKKAMELIETMPFTPNIIIWGSLMSACQVHGEVELGEFAAKRLLELEPDHDGALVVLSNIYAKEKRWNDVGLIRKSMSYKGISKEKASSRIEMNNEVHMFMMADRYHKQSDEIYEKLDEVVGRLKLVGYKPSTSGILIDLEEEDKKDLVLWHSEKLAVCYGLISRRKESCIRIVKNLRICEDCHSFMKFVSKVYEIDIVVRDRTRFHHCSGGSCSCRDYW; this is translated from the exons ATGGCTATGGACATGGCTATGGCAACCATatcccacacacacacacgttTAACAACCCATCATCAACTATTAACAGCACTTTCATCATCCACAACACTTTCTCACCTCAAACAAATCCACACACAAATTCTTCACTACAACTCCAACAACAATGAACACTCAAACAACACCCTCCTTTCAAAACTAGTTCTTTCTATTTGCACCctctcttcttcctcttcaagCCTCCATTACGCTCTCTCTGTTTTCTCCCAAATTCCAAACCCACAGACCCATCTCTCCAACAAACTCCTTCGTCATCTCTCTCGCAGCCCTTTTCCAGAAAAGACCCTTTTCCTTTATCAGAAGCTTAGAACAATTGATGCATCCACTCTTGATCGTTTTAGTTTTCCGCCATTGTTGAAAGCTGTTTCTAAAGTTTGCGCTTTTAATCATGGTTTGGAGATTCATGGCCTTGCTTCAAAGCTTGGATTAGTTTCTGACCCGTTTATTGAAACCGGCTTAATTGCAATGTATGCCTCGTGTCGCCGTATCATGGATGCACGGTTACTGTTTGATAAAATGTCTCATCCGGATGCTATAGCTTGGAATACCATCATTGATGG GTACTGCCAGAATGGTCATTATGATGACGCTTTAAGGCTCTTTGAAGATATGAAGAGCTCTAATATGAAGCCTGATTCTTTTATCCTTTGTACTGTGCTTTCTGCTTGTGGTCATGCTGGGAATTTAAGCTATGGCAGAACAATTCATGAGTTTGTGAAGGATAAAGGTCTTGCTATTGACTCGCATTTACAAAGTGCTCTCATTAACATGTATGCAAATTGTGGTGCAATGGAGTTGGCTAGGGAAATATATGACGGACTTTCGTTGAAAAATATGATTGTTTCTACTGCGATGCTTTCTGGTTATGCAAAACTTGGAATGGTTAAGGGTGCTCGTTTCATATTTGACCAAATGGTTGAAAAGGACTTGGTGTGTTGGAGTGCCATGATATCTGGTTATGCTGAAAGTGATCTGCCTCAAGAGGCTCTTAAATTGTTCAATGAAATGCTACAGCAGAGAATAGAGCCTGATCATATCACAATGCTGAGTGTCATTTCTGCTTGTTCTCATGTTGGCGCGCTCGTTCAAGCAAAATGGATTCATACATATGCAGATAGAAATGGGTTTGGAAGATCTCTATCTGTTAACAATGCACTGATTGATATGTATGCCAAATGTGGGAACTTGGTCAAGGCAAAAGAGGTGTTTGAGAATATACCGAGAAAAAATGTTATATCGTGGTCCAGTATTATCAATGCATTTGCAATGCATGGAAATGCAGATAGTGCTATAAAACTTTTCCATAGGATGAACGAAGAAAATATTATGCCCAATGATGTTACATTTATAGGTGTCCTTTATGCTTGCAGTCATGCAGGTTTAGTTGAGGAAGGCCAAAAACTATATTCATCCATGATTAATGAGCATGGCATATCTCCCACTCTTGAACACTATGGTTGCATGGTTGACCTGTACTGTAGAgccaataatttgaaaaaagcTATGGAGCTTATTGAGACAATGCCTTTTACACCGAATATTATCATTTGGGGATCCCTCATGTCTGCTTGTCAAGTTCATGGTGAGGTTGAGTTAGGGGAATTTGCTGCCAAGCGGCTTCTTGAGTTAGAGCCTGATCATGATGGAGCCCTTGTGGTTTTGTCAAACATATACGCCAAAGAAAAAAGGTGGAATGATGTTGGACTGATCAGGAAATCAATGAGTTATAAAGGTATCTCAAAGGAGAAGGCAAGTAGTAGGATTGAAATGAACAATGAGGTACATATGTTTATGATGGCTGATAGATATCATAAACAGTCAGATGAAATATATGAGAAGTTAGATGAGGTAGTCGGTCGATTGAAGTTGGTCGGTTACAAACCGAGCACCTCAGGCATTTTGATTGATTTAGAAGAGGAAGATAAAAAAGATTTGGTTCTGTGGCATAGTGAAAAGTTAGCAGTTTGCTATGGGCTAATTAGTAGGAGGAAAGAATCATGCATTCGTATAGTTAAAAATCTTAGAATATGTGAGGATTGTCACTCTTTCATGAAGTTCGTCTCAAAGGTGTATGAAATAGATATTGTTGTGAGAGATAGGACTAGATTTCACCATTGCAGTGGTGGTAGTTGTTCTTGTAGAGACTACTGGTGA
- the LOC123908229 gene encoding uncharacterized protein LOC123908229: protein MEIESAKCECCGLKEDCTQDYISEVKSKFDGKWLCGLCSEAVRDEAIRGKKTFAMEEAMKAHMLFCRKIKSNPAVCVADGMRQILRRRSTDLSSSNKHSTRSNTTSQMGRDY, encoded by the coding sequence ATGGAAATTGAATCAGCAAAGTGTGAGTGTTGTGGCTTGAAAGAGGATTGCACTCAAGACTACATCAGTGAAGTGAAGTCAAAATTTGATGGAAAATGGCTATGTGGGTTGTGTTCAGAAGCTGTTAGAGATGAAGCTATTAGAGGAAAAAAGACATTTGCAATGGAAGAAGCAATGAAAGCTCACATGTTGTTTTGTCGAAAGATCAAATCGAATCCAGCAGTTTGTGTTGCTGATGGCATGAGACAGATACTTAGGAGAAGGTCAACTgatttatcctcatcaaacaaacacagTACGAGGTCAAACACAACTTCTCAAATGGGTCGTGATTACTGA